In Archocentrus centrarchus isolate MPI-CPG fArcCen1 chromosome 1, fArcCen1, whole genome shotgun sequence, the following proteins share a genomic window:
- the LOC115789250 gene encoding LOW QUALITY PROTEIN: momilactone A synthase-like (The sequence of the model RefSeq protein was modified relative to this genomic sequence to represent the inferred CDS: inserted 1 base in 1 codon) gives MQCLYRLISVGGAEEEGKNSLAKRVKTQRGEKHVIELERAQRCRETQRRTQREENSERKKKKKECCCCAGAXSLTGKVALVTGGGSGHWRAVVQSLLQSSAKVVVVDLNKACGEQCKAQLDAEFGEGNCTFIQCDVSDGDALQDAFQSTVDQFGRLDIVINNAGIANEKNWEKTIQVNLTSVIKGTYLALEHMSKEYGKEGGTIINVSSMAGAGQPKQRYSGGRPRGKSDKASQEADRVANIKGNTVSHTWPAETVSLKRQQMQMTVQTLKALAQMMVPVVALTKMKTEVVKQALQTMETLKTDEAVLQMLTLKTWWTSGMLQLKTQMLVILAVAPFWWRLWSG, from the exons ATGCAGTGTTTGTATAGACTGATAAGCGTGGGGGGGGCcgaggaggagggaaaaaacagCTTGGCTAAAAGAGTGAAAACACAGAGGGGTGAGAAACATGTGATTGAGTTAGAGAGAGCTCAAAGGTGCAGGGAGACGCAgaggaggacacagagagaagaaaactctga gaggaagaagaagaagaaggagtgctgctgctgtgctggag GGTCTCTGACTGGAAAGGTGGCTCTGGTGACTGGGGGGGGCTCAGGGCATTGGAGAGCTGTGGTCCAGTCACTGCTGCAGAGCTCAGCCAAG GTGGTTGTGGTGGACCTGAACAAGGCCTGCGGTGAGCAGTGCAAGGCACAGCTGGACGCCGAGTTTGGAGAAGGAAACTGCACGTTCATTCAGTGCGATGTGTCCGACGGAGACGCGCTGCAAG ATGCCTTCCAGAGCACCGTGGACCAGTTTGGCCGTCTGGACATTGTCATCAACAATGCTGGCATCGCTAATGAAAAGAACTGGGAGAAGACCATCCAAGTCAACTTG ACCTCAGTGATAAAGGGAACCTACTTGGCACTGGAACACATGAGCAAAGAGTACGGCAAGGAAGGAGGCACCATTATCAATGTATCCTCCATGGCAG GAGCCGGCCAGCCAAAACAGAGATACTCTGGAGGCCGGCCACGAGGCAAGTCAGACAAAGCAAGTCAGGAAGCTGACCGTGTGGCCAACATCAAAGGCAACACGGTCAGCCACACGTGGCCAGCAGAGACG GTGTCTCTGAAGAGGCAGCAGATGCAGATGACTGTGCAGACTCTGAAGGCTCTGGCACAGATGATGGTTCCTGTGGTGGCTTTGACAAAGATGAAGACTGAGGTTGTGAAGCAGGCACTGCAGACTATGGAGACGCTGAAGACTGATGAGGCGGTGCTACAGATGCTGACTCTTAAGACTTGGTGGACCAGCGGGATGCTGCAGCTGAAGACTCAGATGCTGGTCATTCTGGCTGTGGCTCCATTTTGGTGGCGGCTCTGGAGTGGATGA